A portion of the Krasilnikovia cinnamomea genome contains these proteins:
- a CDS encoding ABC transporter permease: MRVAEAWRVALDALRANRLRSVLTMLGVVIGVAAVVALVAIGTGTKQLIERQVEGLGSNLLIVVPGRLAAGAAPTVSTLTLDDVDAVTRVVGDRSRVAVTVQSGQTVRAGSRSAFASMQGVLESTPDVFVRRLDRGTYLTQADVSTGRRVAVLGAGTARTLFGDRDPIGRQITLGGVRFRVVGTFAPLGQSLGVDRDGEVHIPVTAAQRLLGTDRIDALAIRAPDRDRIDALGDAVVAALVKRHPDTDFSAVTQQQILGVLGDILGVLTGVLAAIAGISLLVGGVGVSNIMLVSVRERTREIGLRKAVGARPRDIGVQFLLEAVLLTTIGGVVGMALGVGVALLVDRLSPVPAAITWWSLTLAFGVSAAVGIVFGVVPAQRAGRLDPVVALRTE; this comes from the coding sequence GTGAGGGTGGCCGAGGCGTGGCGGGTCGCCCTGGACGCGCTGCGCGCCAACCGGTTGAGAAGTGTGCTCACCATGCTCGGCGTGGTCATCGGAGTGGCCGCCGTGGTGGCGCTGGTCGCGATCGGCACCGGCACCAAGCAGCTGATCGAACGCCAGGTCGAGGGGCTCGGCTCCAACCTGCTCATCGTCGTGCCGGGCCGGCTCGCCGCCGGTGCCGCCCCCACGGTCTCCACCCTCACCCTGGACGACGTCGACGCGGTCACCCGGGTCGTCGGCGACCGGTCCCGGGTGGCGGTCACCGTCCAATCCGGCCAGACCGTCCGCGCCGGCAGCAGGTCCGCCTTCGCCAGCATGCAGGGCGTCCTGGAGAGCACCCCGGACGTCTTCGTCCGGCGGCTGGACCGCGGTACGTACCTGACCCAGGCGGACGTCAGCACCGGCCGCCGGGTGGCGGTGCTGGGCGCCGGCACCGCCCGTACGCTGTTCGGCGACCGGGACCCGATCGGCCGGCAGATCACCCTGGGCGGCGTGCGGTTCCGGGTCGTCGGCACGTTCGCGCCGCTCGGGCAGAGCCTCGGCGTGGACCGCGACGGCGAGGTGCACATCCCCGTCACGGCCGCGCAGCGGCTACTGGGCACCGACCGCATCGACGCGCTGGCCATCCGGGCACCCGACCGGGACCGCATCGACGCGCTCGGCGACGCGGTCGTGGCGGCGCTGGTCAAACGGCATCCCGACACCGACTTCAGCGCGGTCACGCAGCAGCAGATCCTCGGCGTGCTCGGCGACATCCTGGGCGTACTCACCGGGGTGCTGGCCGCCATCGCGGGCATCAGCCTGCTCGTCGGCGGGGTGGGGGTTTCGAACATCATGCTGGTCAGCGTGCGGGAGCGGACCCGGGAGATCGGGTTGCGCAAGGCCGTCGGCGCCCGGCCGCGCGACATCGGCGTGCAGTTCCTGCTGGAGGCGGTGCTGCTCACCACGATCGGCGGGGTGGTGGGGATGGCCCTGGGTGTGGGGGTCGCGCTGCTGGTGGATCGACTCTCCCCGGTGCCGGCCGCGATCACCTGGTGGTCGTTGACCCTCGCGTTCGGAGTGTCCGCCGCCGTCGGGATCGTCTTCGGGGTGGTCCCGGCGCAACGTGCCGGCCGGCTGGACCCGGTGGTCGCGCTGCGGACCGAGTGA
- a CDS encoding L,D-transpeptidase family protein has product MRLVTAALAAGLGGGLGAVALTPGAAVAAGPVAAAAPAAVVVRQAAAASCSTGKYQRQVEGYLKKIGGFGAVTVDGKQSAADCAAIKKFQRRFGIQPAAGLAGPTTRGVAKRIAATNTKACKASKSRTTVCVDLSHQTIWVMKNGKVYTKPSVTRTGMKGYRTPTGTYRIWQRASKEYSEKYKVWMPYWQRFVGGIGLHQTTTYLHDAWRGSHGCVNMLPSDAKKFYGMLKSGTTVKVFGRRPGT; this is encoded by the coding sequence GTGCGCCTGGTCACCGCCGCTCTGGCGGCGGGCCTCGGCGGCGGTCTCGGCGCCGTCGCGCTGACACCCGGCGCGGCCGTTGCGGCGGGCCCGGTGGCCGCTGCCGCACCGGCGGCCGTGGTGGTTCGCCAGGCCGCGGCGGCCTCGTGTTCGACGGGCAAGTACCAGCGCCAGGTCGAGGGCTACCTTAAGAAGATCGGCGGATTCGGCGCGGTCACCGTCGACGGCAAGCAGTCGGCCGCGGACTGCGCGGCAATCAAGAAGTTCCAGCGGCGCTTCGGCATCCAGCCGGCCGCCGGCCTCGCCGGCCCGACCACGCGCGGGGTGGCCAAGCGGATCGCCGCCACCAACACCAAGGCGTGCAAGGCCAGCAAGAGCCGGACCACGGTCTGCGTCGACCTGTCCCATCAGACCATCTGGGTGATGAAGAACGGCAAGGTGTACACCAAGCCGAGCGTCACCCGCACCGGCATGAAGGGCTACCGCACCCCCACCGGCACCTACCGCATCTGGCAGCGGGCGTCGAAGGAGTACTCCGAGAAGTACAAGGTGTGGATGCCGTACTGGCAGCGTTTCGTGGGTGGCATCGGCCTGCACCAGACCACCACCTACCTGCACGACGCGTGGCGCGGCTCGCACGGCTGCGTCAACATGCTGCCGTCGGACGCCAAGAAGTTCTACGGCATGCTCAAGTCCGGCACCACGGTCAAGGTGTTCGGGCGCCGTCCCGGCACCTGA
- a CDS encoding efflux RND transporter periplasmic adaptor subunit, protein MLFAAAVLLACLTAASCGDKATGVTLGTAAQGTVAEIVEAPGSVTARAAATVNAPADGTLAELRVDAGHRVRKGQVVAVIDSPATQRRLRDARRALERSSGGTGVPAGGSSGVAAAQRRTDASAADAFAAARDAARQVSDPQLRAALLAQLDAARRQYAAVSQTASAAVRSVQRGVASLGQAVGALGAAQRMQAQQAYELADAAVDALTLRAPVSGVVQLGGTPSGGATSLNDLLSAGAGTAAGAGAGAATGAAGPALPGVDAAVPEGAAVSAGTPILTVVDVDRLGLAADVDETDVLLVRPGVRADVELDAATGATYRATVRAVDLLPTTSSRGGVSYRARLELGAGRYPDGRPAPTPRPGMSAVLRLRVRQATDAVTVPAAAIVTADGRDTVWAVRSGRAERVPVTLGVQGEDVVQVVSGVRTGERIVIGGADQVRPGQELPR, encoded by the coding sequence GTGCTGTTCGCGGCGGCCGTCCTGCTCGCCTGCCTGACCGCCGCCTCGTGCGGCGACAAGGCGACCGGCGTCACGCTCGGCACCGCCGCCCAGGGCACGGTCGCCGAGATCGTCGAGGCGCCCGGTTCGGTGACCGCGCGGGCCGCCGCCACCGTCAACGCCCCGGCCGACGGCACCCTCGCCGAGCTGCGCGTCGACGCGGGCCACCGGGTCCGCAAGGGGCAGGTCGTGGCCGTCATCGACTCGCCCGCCACGCAGCGGCGGCTGCGCGACGCGCGGCGGGCACTCGAGCGGTCCTCCGGCGGCACCGGCGTGCCGGCCGGCGGCAGCTCGGGCGTCGCGGCGGCGCAGCGCCGTACCGACGCGTCCGCCGCGGACGCGTTCGCCGCCGCCCGGGACGCGGCCCGCCAGGTCAGCGACCCGCAGTTGCGTGCGGCGCTGCTGGCCCAGCTCGACGCCGCCCGCCGCCAGTACGCCGCGGTGTCGCAGACCGCCTCGGCCGCCGTGCGTTCCGTGCAGCGTGGCGTGGCGAGCCTCGGCCAAGCCGTCGGCGCACTCGGCGCCGCCCAGCGGATGCAGGCCCAACAGGCGTACGAGCTGGCCGACGCCGCCGTCGACGCGCTGACCCTGCGGGCCCCGGTCTCCGGGGTGGTGCAGCTCGGCGGTACCCCGTCCGGCGGCGCGACCTCCCTGAACGACCTGCTGTCCGCCGGCGCGGGCACCGCCGCCGGAGCCGGGGCGGGCGCCGCGACGGGTGCCGCCGGTCCGGCCCTGCCGGGGGTCGACGCGGCCGTGCCCGAAGGTGCCGCCGTCAGCGCCGGTACCCCGATCCTCACGGTGGTCGACGTGGACCGGCTCGGCCTCGCCGCGGACGTCGACGAGACCGACGTGTTGCTCGTGCGGCCCGGCGTCCGCGCCGACGTCGAACTGGACGCCGCCACCGGTGCCACCTACCGGGCCACGGTACGGGCGGTCGACCTGCTGCCCACCACCTCCTCGCGCGGCGGCGTCTCGTACCGGGCCAGGCTGGAGCTCGGCGCGGGCCGCTACCCCGACGGCCGACCCGCCCCGACCCCGCGGCCCGGGATGAGCGCGGTCCTCCGCCTGCGGGTCCGGCAGGCCACCGACGCCGTGACCGTGCCCGCCGCCGCGATCGTCACCGCCGACGGGCGCGACACCGTCTGGGCGGTCCGGTCCGGCCGCGCCGAGCGGGTGCCGGTCACCCTCGGCGTCCAGGGCGAGGACGTGGTGCAGGTCGTCTCCGGGGTACGGACCGGCGAACGGATCGTGATCGGCGGCGCCGACCAGGTCCGGCCCGGCCAGGAGCTGCCCCGGTGA
- a CDS encoding GNAT family N-acetyltransferase yields the protein MTMADWPLFGIRLACRTVTLRPVREDDLPQLAGALPGDVGHDPRLELFDEQSAAQNERRLFCQGYWRALGTWSPSSWVLHLAVRHAGELVGVQTVEGDNFAVLRTVDTASWLVPPARGRGLGVAMRMAALGLAFDHLGALAAVSSAVVTNAASLGVSRRLGYADNGLGFVAETTGRAELRHVRLTAEAWQATGYGREVTVSGVDACRRWFGV from the coding sequence ATGACGATGGCTGACTGGCCGCTGTTCGGGATCCGGCTCGCCTGCCGGACGGTCACCCTGCGGCCGGTCCGCGAGGACGATTTGCCACAGCTCGCGGGCGCGCTGCCCGGCGACGTCGGACACGACCCCCGGCTGGAGCTGTTCGACGAGCAGTCGGCGGCGCAGAACGAGCGCCGGCTGTTCTGCCAGGGGTACTGGCGCGCGCTGGGCACCTGGTCACCGTCGTCGTGGGTGCTGCACCTGGCGGTCCGGCACGCGGGGGAGCTGGTGGGGGTGCAGACCGTCGAGGGCGACAACTTCGCGGTGCTGCGTACGGTCGACACCGCCTCCTGGCTGGTGCCCCCGGCGCGCGGGCGCGGGCTGGGAGTGGCGATGCGGATGGCCGCGCTCGGGCTCGCGTTCGACCATCTCGGTGCGCTCGCCGCGGTGAGCTCCGCGGTGGTGACCAACGCCGCCTCGCTCGGGGTGTCCCGGCGGCTCGGCTACGCCGACAACGGGCTGGGGTTCGTGGCCGAGACGACCGGCCGCGCCGAACTGCGGCATGTACGGCTGACCGCCGAGGCGTGGCAGGCCACGGGGTACGGCCGCGAGGTGACCGTGTCGGGCGTCGACGCGTGCCGCCGGTGGTTCGGGGTGTGA
- a CDS encoding pirin family protein has protein sequence MPVALGGPRAMAVTRTLPNRDRRMVGAWCFIDAYGPDDLDAGAPGMRVAPHPHIGLQTVSWLVAGEILHRDSLGNVQEIRPGQLNLMTAGRGIAHSEQTPARHSGVLHGVQLWVALPDRDRTMAPGFAHHADLPVVADGGLRAVVLMGELAGAASPAACHTPLVGAELTLAAGSAARLPLRPDFEYAVLSLDGAATVAGTALQPGPLLYLGTGRSEVRLTGGDGSARLVLLGGEPFDESLVMWWNFVARDHEEIVEARQRWVDGGFGVVHGYDGDPLPAPPMPITRLLPRARARYS, from the coding sequence ATGCCGGTGGCGCTGGGCGGCCCGCGCGCGATGGCGGTTACCCGCACCCTGCCGAACCGGGACCGGCGGATGGTGGGCGCGTGGTGCTTCATCGACGCGTACGGGCCGGACGACCTCGACGCGGGCGCGCCGGGCATGCGGGTCGCGCCGCACCCGCACATCGGGCTGCAGACGGTCAGCTGGCTGGTGGCCGGGGAGATCCTGCACCGCGACAGCCTCGGCAACGTCCAGGAGATCCGGCCGGGGCAGCTCAACCTGATGACCGCCGGGCGGGGCATCGCCCACTCGGAGCAGACCCCGGCGCGGCACTCCGGCGTGCTGCACGGCGTACAGCTGTGGGTGGCCCTGCCGGACCGCGACCGGACGATGGCGCCGGGCTTCGCGCACCACGCCGACCTGCCCGTGGTCGCCGACGGCGGCCTGCGGGCGGTCGTGCTGATGGGCGAGCTGGCCGGGGCGGCCTCCCCGGCCGCGTGCCACACCCCGCTGGTCGGCGCGGAGCTGACGCTGGCCGCCGGGTCGGCGGCGCGGCTGCCGCTGCGGCCGGATTTCGAGTACGCGGTCCTGTCGCTCGACGGCGCCGCGACCGTGGCCGGGACCGCGCTACAGCCGGGCCCCCTGCTGTACCTGGGCACGGGCCGCTCCGAAGTCCGGCTGACCGGGGGCGACGGCTCGGCGCGGCTGGTGCTGCTGGGCGGCGAGCCGTTCGACGAGTCACTCGTGATGTGGTGGAACTTCGTCGCGCGCGACCACGAGGAGATCGTCGAGGCGCGACAGCGGTGGGTGGACGGCGGCTTCGGTGTGGTGCACGGGTACGACGGCGACCCGCTGCCCGCGCCACCGATGCCGATCACCCGGCTGCTGCCCCGCGCCCGGGCCCGCTACTCGTAA
- a CDS encoding TIGR03618 family F420-dependent PPOX class oxidoreductase, with translation MSGRLDLGGAALRAFWAERHLCTLTTLRPDGSPHVVAVGATLDAGAGLARVISSRTSAKVRHVAAAGPGGARVAICQVDGARWSTLEGVAVIRAEPAAVAEAEHRYAARYRQPRPNPLRVVIEVRITRVLGSNRLLDA, from the coding sequence ATGAGCGGGCGGCTGGACCTCGGCGGGGCGGCGTTGCGGGCGTTCTGGGCGGAGCGGCACCTGTGCACGCTCACCACGCTGCGGCCCGACGGCTCGCCGCACGTGGTCGCGGTCGGCGCCACCCTGGACGCCGGCGCCGGACTGGCCCGGGTGATCAGCTCGCGGACCTCCGCCAAGGTGCGCCACGTCGCGGCGGCCGGGCCGGGCGGGGCACGGGTCGCGATCTGCCAGGTCGACGGGGCGCGGTGGAGCACCCTGGAGGGCGTCGCGGTGATCCGCGCCGAACCCGCCGCCGTCGCCGAGGCGGAACACCGGTACGCGGCCCGCTACCGCCAGCCCCGGCCGAATCCGCTGCGGGTGGTGATCGAGGTACGGATCACCCGGGTGCTCGGCTCGAACCGGCTCCTCGACGCCTGA
- a CDS encoding ABC transporter ATP-binding protein, protein MTTPAIVATGITRTYELDGVSVPALRGVSLTVEPGDYVAIVGTSGSGKSTLMHLLGALDRPTSGQLLIGGRDVATLSAGEMARLRNETIGFVFQSFHLLARTTARDNVALPLVYRGIGRRERHRRAAALLDRVGLGHRVGHRPNQMSGGEQQRVAIARALVTEPSVLLADEPTGNLDSATGRSVLALLESLNADGVAVVLVTHDRDVAARARRQIVMRDGLIVEAPPPTPPSGEAPDVPHGLAPDGRIVDGRVADGGAA, encoded by the coding sequence GTGACCACACCCGCGATCGTGGCCACCGGCATCACCCGCACGTACGAGCTGGACGGGGTGTCCGTGCCGGCGCTGCGCGGGGTCTCGCTGACCGTCGAGCCGGGCGACTACGTGGCGATCGTCGGCACCTCGGGCTCGGGCAAGTCCACCCTCATGCACCTGCTCGGCGCCCTGGACCGGCCGACCAGCGGCCAACTGCTCATCGGTGGCCGGGACGTGGCCACGCTCTCGGCGGGCGAGATGGCCCGGCTGCGCAACGAGACCATCGGCTTCGTGTTCCAGTCGTTCCACCTGCTGGCCCGTACCACCGCGCGGGACAACGTGGCGCTGCCGCTGGTGTACCGCGGGATCGGGCGCCGCGAGCGGCACCGCCGCGCCGCGGCCCTGCTCGACCGGGTCGGCCTGGGACACCGCGTCGGGCACCGCCCCAACCAGATGTCCGGTGGCGAGCAGCAGCGGGTCGCCATCGCCCGCGCCCTGGTCACCGAGCCGTCGGTGCTGCTGGCCGACGAGCCCACCGGCAACCTCGACTCGGCGACCGGCCGGTCGGTGCTGGCGCTGCTGGAGTCGCTCAACGCGGACGGCGTCGCCGTGGTCCTGGTCACCCACGACCGCGACGTCGCGGCCCGGGCCCGCCGCCAGATCGTCATGCGCGACGGCCTCATCGTCGAGGCTCCACCGCCCACCCCGCCCTCGGGCGAGGCTCCGGACGTACCTCACGGCCTCGCGCCCGACGGCCGCATCGTGGACGGTCGCGTGGCGGACGGTGGTGCGGCGTGA
- a CDS encoding acyltransferase family protein — protein sequence MNVTLGSRTPVAAARAADLAARTPASRDRYVDLLRVLSLAAVIFGHWLMAVPVVAADGSVEVGNVLSAVPALRPLTWLLQVMPVFFLVGGFAHGTAWASLRRRGGRYADFTRTRAARLLRPTAVFLAVWLALAAVAGLAGQDAGLVKVALRTVTQPLWFLGVYLALVALTPPLWALHRMLGRWAPALPAALLAATAVVDVLRFTGGHTRLATLNLLLVWAGVHQLGFLYADGTLQRGGRRLGAWLAGGGLLALVVLTSVGPYPVSMVGVPGEAVSNMSPPTLALAAHAVWLTGLVLLLRGPATRWLARARVWRAVVAGNGLAMTAFLWHLGAAFAVVGVVAARGWDLGAPGGVLWWLTRPLWLGAAALFTAVLVSVFRRFDAPRASVVPGGGHPLRSALGMVLCTLGVLGVSAVGFGGLLAGRTATLLVVPVTAPAALALLVAGAMLLRPAPDAPATAAR from the coding sequence ATGAACGTCACCCTCGGATCCCGTACGCCCGTTGCGGCCGCCCGCGCCGCCGACCTGGCCGCGCGTACCCCGGCGAGCCGGGACCGGTACGTCGACCTGCTCCGGGTCCTCTCCCTGGCCGCGGTGATCTTCGGGCACTGGCTGATGGCCGTACCCGTCGTGGCGGCCGACGGGTCGGTCGAGGTCGGCAACGTGCTCTCCGCCGTGCCCGCGTTGCGGCCGCTGACCTGGCTGTTGCAGGTCATGCCGGTGTTCTTCCTAGTCGGCGGGTTCGCCCACGGCACGGCCTGGGCGTCGCTGCGCCGCCGCGGCGGCCGGTACGCCGACTTCACCCGCACCCGCGCGGCCCGGCTGCTGCGGCCCACGGCCGTGTTCCTGGCGGTGTGGCTGGCGCTCGCCGCCGTGGCGGGACTGGCTGGACAGGACGCGGGTCTGGTGAAGGTGGCGCTGCGCACGGTGACCCAGCCGCTGTGGTTCCTCGGCGTCTACCTGGCGCTGGTGGCGCTGACGCCGCCGCTGTGGGCGTTGCACCGCATGCTGGGCCGGTGGGCGCCCGCACTGCCCGCCGCGCTGCTGGCCGCCACCGCCGTCGTCGACGTGCTGCGCTTCACCGGCGGCCACACCCGCCTGGCCACCCTGAACCTGCTGCTGGTCTGGGCCGGGGTGCACCAGCTGGGCTTCCTGTACGCCGACGGCACGCTGCAGCGCGGCGGCCGCCGACTGGGCGCGTGGCTGGCGGGCGGGGGCCTGCTCGCGCTGGTGGTGCTGACGAGCGTCGGGCCGTACCCGGTGTCCATGGTGGGTGTGCCCGGCGAGGCGGTGTCGAACATGTCGCCGCCCACGCTGGCGCTGGCCGCGCACGCGGTCTGGCTGACCGGTCTGGTCCTGCTGCTGCGCGGGCCCGCGACCCGCTGGCTGGCCCGGGCCCGGGTGTGGCGGGCCGTGGTGGCCGGAAACGGCCTGGCGATGACCGCGTTCCTGTGGCATCTCGGCGCCGCGTTCGCCGTCGTCGGGGTCGTCGCGGCCCGCGGCTGGGATCTCGGCGCGCCGGGCGGGGTGCTGTGGTGGCTGACGCGGCCGCTGTGGCTGGGCGCGGCCGCGCTGTTCACGGCCGTGTTGGTGAGCGTCTTCCGGCGCTTCGACGCGCCCCGGGCGTCCGTGGTGCCGGGCGGGGGGCACCCGCTGCGGTCGGCGCTGGGGATGGTCCTGTGCACCCTCGGTGTGCTGGGGGTTTCGGCGGTGGGCTTCGGCGGGCTGCTGGCGGGGCGGACCGCCACCCTGCTGGTGGTGCCGGTGACCGCTCCGGCGGCGCTGGCCCTGCTGGTGGCGGGCGCGATGCTGCTGCGCCCCGCACCGGACGCGCCGGCCACCGCGGCACGGTGA
- a CDS encoding N-acetylmuramoyl-L-alanine amidase, translating into MSVNRRQVIGVLVSTAVVAVGTAAIALNRPGASPHQAAAADPVAARPAADPAEPAAPKGPPLKVARQSLDIAPADRRAHTLKVSERRTDRFSLLGITWTDPAARVAGTVQVRTRAVATGAWSPWRTLDSDDSLGPDTAAERGGHPRGGTEPLWVGPADGVAARVVDAAGGVTRALPAGLRLELLDSTANARGASGGQGGGEEAADPSSPAPQPSASEETSAPPPPAAPASTPPAPAVTTTAPTKAATTPAAPRKAARATLPGGLPPYVSRAGWQADEGLVKNAPDYAGNVGVLFVHHTAGTNDYQCADSPSIVRGILAYHVQSRRWNDIGYNFLTDKCGTLFEGRKGGVDKPVIGAHTYGFNTGSAAIAVLGTYIKDRAPATTQTTIAQLAAYKLGMYGFAPTSSTKMTEGVSDGKFPKGTVVTFARISGHRDGVATECPGDALYAQLADIRAEADAGIYGLTAKPGGGAGVSGGTYYTRGPVTMTWAIANPSTVLTRFELLVDGSVVGTAGPADRSATVQVPGGAHKLQVRAVRDNGATGTSTASTVVGDTTAPTFPGAPAVVLRGGTVSAKSVPVTLTFRAADNAKLASVAVTAPAARTFGPTTTSWATAVKPGGTYWKLAAKDVAGNTGAATVGRTVVLLPETKAKRGGKWRTASKSAHLGGKALTTGTRNAKLTWTFTGSSAALLFARSTKSGKVDVYLDGRKVGTLDLKAGKNSYRQALWTRTFAKGRHTVAIVVRGTGGRPTVTSDGLVYLR; encoded by the coding sequence GTGAGCGTGAACCGGCGCCAGGTCATCGGTGTGCTCGTATCCACCGCAGTCGTCGCCGTGGGTACGGCGGCGATCGCGCTGAACCGGCCCGGGGCGTCACCCCACCAGGCCGCCGCCGCGGACCCGGTAGCCGCACGTCCCGCCGCCGACCCCGCCGAGCCGGCCGCTCCCAAGGGGCCGCCGCTCAAGGTGGCCCGGCAGAGCCTCGACATCGCCCCGGCCGACCGCCGGGCCCACACCCTGAAGGTGTCCGAGCGCCGCACGGACAGGTTCAGCCTGCTCGGTATCACCTGGACCGATCCCGCTGCCCGGGTGGCCGGCACCGTCCAGGTCCGGACCCGCGCGGTCGCCACCGGCGCGTGGTCGCCGTGGCGCACCCTGGACTCCGACGACAGCCTCGGGCCGGACACCGCCGCCGAGCGCGGCGGCCACCCCCGCGGTGGCACCGAGCCGCTGTGGGTCGGCCCGGCCGACGGCGTGGCCGCCCGGGTGGTGGACGCCGCCGGTGGGGTCACCCGCGCGTTGCCCGCCGGGCTGCGCCTCGAACTGCTCGACTCCACCGCGAACGCCCGGGGGGCCAGCGGTGGCCAGGGCGGCGGCGAGGAGGCGGCCGACCCGAGCTCACCGGCGCCCCAGCCGTCCGCGTCCGAGGAGACCAGCGCGCCACCACCACCGGCCGCGCCCGCGAGCACCCCGCCCGCACCCGCCGTGACCACGACCGCCCCGACCAAGGCGGCGACCACGCCCGCCGCGCCGCGCAAGGCGGCCCGGGCGACGCTGCCGGGCGGCCTGCCACCGTACGTCAGCCGGGCCGGATGGCAGGCGGACGAGGGCCTGGTCAAGAACGCGCCCGACTACGCCGGCAACGTCGGCGTGCTCTTCGTGCACCACACCGCCGGGACCAACGACTACCAGTGCGCCGACTCACCGTCGATCGTCCGGGGCATCCTCGCGTACCACGTGCAGAGCCGGCGCTGGAACGACATCGGCTACAACTTCCTGACGGACAAGTGCGGCACCCTGTTCGAGGGCCGCAAGGGCGGGGTGGACAAGCCGGTCATCGGCGCACACACGTACGGGTTCAACACCGGCTCGGCCGCCATCGCGGTGCTGGGCACGTACATCAAGGACCGGGCGCCCGCCACGACCCAGACGACGATCGCGCAGCTGGCGGCGTACAAGCTCGGCATGTACGGCTTCGCGCCCACCAGCAGCACGAAGATGACCGAGGGCGTCTCCGACGGCAAGTTCCCCAAGGGCACCGTGGTCACGTTCGCGCGGATCTCCGGGCACCGCGACGGCGTCGCGACCGAGTGCCCCGGCGACGCGCTGTACGCCCAGCTCGCCGACATCCGGGCCGAGGCCGACGCGGGGATCTACGGCCTCACCGCCAAGCCGGGCGGCGGCGCCGGGGTCTCCGGCGGGACCTACTACACCCGGGGCCCGGTCACCATGACGTGGGCGATCGCCAACCCGTCCACTGTGCTCACCCGCTTCGAGTTGCTGGTCGACGGGTCGGTCGTGGGCACCGCGGGCCCCGCCGACCGGTCCGCCACCGTTCAGGTGCCGGGCGGCGCCCACAAGTTGCAGGTCCGGGCCGTGCGCGACAACGGCGCCACGGGCACCTCCACGGCCTCGACGGTCGTGGGGGACACCACCGCCCCCACCTTCCCCGGCGCCCCGGCGGTGGTGCTGCGCGGCGGCACCGTCTCGGCCAAGTCCGTGCCGGTGACCCTCACCTTCCGGGCCGCCGACAACGCCAAGCTGGCGTCGGTGGCGGTCACCGCGCCGGCCGCGCGGACCTTCGGCCCGACGACCACCTCGTGGGCCACCGCGGTCAAGCCGGGCGGCACCTACTGGAAACTCGCGGCGAAGGACGTGGCGGGCAACACCGGCGCCGCGACGGTCGGCCGGACCGTGGTGCTGCTGCCGGAGACCAAGGCCAAGCGGGGCGGAAAGTGGCGTACCGCCTCGAAGAGCGCCCACCTGGGCGGCAAGGCGCTGACCACCGGCACCCGCAACGCGAAGCTGACCTGGACCTTCACCGGCAGTTCGGCGGCTCTGCTGTTCGCCCGCAGCACCAAGTCCGGCAAGGTCGACGTCTACCTGGACGGCCGGAAGGTGGGCACCCTCGACCTCAAGGCCGGCAAGAACAGCTACCGGCAGGCGTTGTGGACCCGCACCTTCGCCAAGGGCCGGCACACCGTCGCCATCGTCGTCCGCGGCACGGGCGGCCGCCCGACCGTCACCTCCGACGGCCTCGTCTACCTGCGCTAG